The genomic stretch CCAACATTCTGTTGTGATATGGCAATAGATGCCAAAACCCCGTTACATCGGGGGAGAGGATTTCAGATTCTActcaacacaacgcaacacaataCAACCAACGCTCAACCACTAGTCTACTGAGATAACAATAATATAGTAAGGTAGAGTGAGATGATCACAACGAAAAGACTATTTCATTTCACTCATTAAGATACATGGATTGGTACAAACCTGATATCGAAAAATAAATATGGGATATAATCCATGCAGCTTCATGACTGCATGGCTAAACCAAATGGGCTACCCAGGagctgtttttttgtgtgtatgtgtgtgtgtgtgatcttttGTCCCtggcttgttttttgtttgtggtttttatAATGAAAGAATGTGCTCCTTTCAGGTGATGGAGTTCAAGTACTACTACTGTTCGGACCTTTTTTCAAGACTAACGGAAGTAGTACGTCATATTGAAGCGGAGCATAGTGGTGATCCATTAAAATTTCGAAAGTTGGTACTCGATGAAGCAACGGGAAAGAGAAAGTTCGTGTCAAAAGATTTCCGGTTGACACCCGCAGAGATTAATAAAGCTTCAGCCTTTTGGATTTAGACACTTTTGACATTTGTCATTGAGCACCTGGACTTTTCGTGTCGTCTTAGCCCCTGACGCTGCTTGAACTTGCGGCGGCACTTGGAGCACTGGAACTGAGGTTCTTTGTCGTGGGTGTGCATGTGGAGTCGCAGCGACCGTGCAGATGGGAATCTCTTGCCGCATGTGCTACAGACACAGTCCCATGACCCATGTATGCACTTGTGGAGATCAAGATTCCTTTTGCTCTGGTAGCTCTTCAGACATTGACTGCAGGAATAGGGCTTCACACCGCTGTGACGATTCACATGGCTGAGATATACATCTTTCTTCATGTAACTCTTTGAGCAGTATTTGCAGGAGTACCTTGGTCCCAGTCCGTATCCATGATTGAGTCGTCGGTGATCATTGAGGGAGCTTGTTTTTGTGAAGCTTTTGCCACACTCTGGGCAGAGTTGGCGTTGGCGTGATTTCTTGTTTggtgtgcgcgccttcgtgagcgaggctggtactacatattgttcatacgaaatgacaaacacaggttacaagcgataacgcgcaaaagtactggtttattattttacatctgacactaaggtatcagtaatgcatatatagttacagtactacgtaatgagatactacgtattgcggtaaaaaacttatgaacagaaagaaagagagaaaagaaaacaaattattagacatggcaaaagtatcaaatgcattaacaagacacgagaagtaaaaacaagaaaaataaacaatcacaagacaggcgaagacaaacagacaagaaagttacaattaccaaacactcgttggttagtccttcaacaacaataaaaagttacgttctgtacgttcaacaataaagaattacgttccgtacgttcaacaataccataagcactaagaatactcaagaaacttagcatacatacgtttaaaaccaaaatggctactttcagaaaaatacaaaaacgttgactcatcaggccaggaatacaaagcaaactgtcataccaaaaaagtctaacgacaacgttcctgcgttaatcaaagtcacaaacaagatatttactcatccactttccctcaataacgttacaagaaataagcccgtttacaaacgatcaccacagaccgcaagcttcttttacctaaattcttttaacgtaaggctgaaaaagtcggagaaaacgtttcacttcgaacttcgttaaccacagaaaacacaagttatcattataaacattagcgactttctagcgtctacaaaacattgctgtacgttcacaacactagaacagttgaacacacaataaagaaacactacaacaagtcagactttcaactcacgttatacataaacaactcacaaagtaattacaaaatggcgaccaaaacacaacacaaacaagtaacaacaaaattaccttatgcgctgtgtgggttgaccagcagtaccaaaaacgtgttgcctcacaaacgaagggcacaaaacgattcacacttgagaaacaactgtctccaagaacattacgttgacgttaaaacataagaaacactccgttggttcacttgataaccttcatacgtttacatcaaaaccaaacgcttcctaaaaccctcagatcgactgacgagacaggagtcaagcagcggtatttatggaaacaaaaacctaacatggaatagttattcaaaagtcaaaggtcaccggattgaccaaccaacaacattcctaagacagaatcgggtgaaactactattttacaaccaatcagtaaccgatcacgcactccgtgcatgcccaaaacttaaaacggtatatttaacagaaagaaggccaaggaactagctgacatcacaaagctaaaaacacgtgagtcacacgtattctaaaacttgcaacgcagattcgcagggctcacctcaaaatcaagacacgaaaaaaagcacgtgaatctcacggtgttctagaactaaacgacgcagtttgtgacgctccgaccaaaaccaggtcacaacaactgaacaaggagcacgtgaatctcacgtaaaaatattaacgctccacaaaacgggtcacaacaaagtgacacaataaaaacacggtttacttctttttacatcgtgcaatgacttgagcaaacgtaattacaacaaaaagtaggtgaatgcatgccacatcggcatgcacactcccaccggaaattatattaatataatttacttcaaaaacctttgtacaaatatattccttatatcaaaagaagaataacgcagatttagacatttcaaatttacaactcaaaatcattgtgttgcaaaacatttacacaacaaTATTATGGTTCAATCACTTTCAGGGTTTCAACACATCACGTTTCAACTAAATGCCGTTAGTCATTTACTCGacggcataaaaaaaaaaacaacgcaccacttaaaccataaatgtctgttacatcatctggtataaaaacaaactgcaacaatctacaactgtcaaattggaaacacactccaaagttcaatgttctttcagttcgcttacacagctttgtctttgtgattttcacgatctactaacacagtcattttgtgaataggtcgctctaatatgcgactatcaccagtgggacggccgtgattgtctagagcctttgttccaacatgcactttcactcgtctgaccagtccatcagatccCGGCATCACTTCGACTAcacgagccatgcaccactctgatctgcacaagttctggtcatgcaagacaacaacatctcccacctgtacgtttgcctggggacgttgccagacacgacgtttctgcaaaagtgaaaggtactggctcttccatagcagccagaattcgtctgccatccgctggacacagcgccaacgtttcctggcgtacaggtctggatcttcaaacacaccagggggcggaaggatggcacctgacttcatggtgagGACGTGGTTGGGGGTCAAAGGGCGTGGTCCATCTGCCGATTCCAGTGACTCGACAGACAGTGGTCGACTGTTCACGATGGCCATCACCTCGTATAGGAACGTACGAAGTGATGAGGTAGTGAGACGCTGGCCTGATCTTCTGAGAAGACCATTCAGGATGCTGCGTATCGTCCGGATCTGACGCTCCCAAACGCCACCCATGTGACTAGCTGCAGGGGGGTTGAACTTGAACTCACATTTGCTTTCCAGCATCTTTGATGTCAGTCGTTCAGAGTCCATCTCCTTCCATGCCAGTTTGAACTCATTGCATGCACCTACAAAGTTCGTTCCTTTGTCACACCAAATGCGTGATATGTTTCCTCGCATGGAGACAACAATGCGTAGGGCGTTGATGAaggaatcacttgacatgtcatccagggtttcaatgtggattgccCTAGAGGCAAAACACGTCACGATCAACCCGTACAAGATTAATGTCATGACCTTGACGCAGTCATCACGGTACCCTCGTTTTTTCTGGCGTTTCAGGCCCTTCAGATGCTTGACTGCGGCACTTCTGTTGTCGGGGAGGGACGGTTTCTCTGGTCGAAATGGTAAGAGCATCTCGAAGTGACCAGCTTCGTTGACCTTCACGATCTTCTTGAACTTTACATCGTCCTGGGACATGGATCCTGAGTCACTTGCAAAGtctctttccataacatgtaatgggtcagtacacgagacttcgtccacctgtaccttgtagacgtgagctacacgttcttcttccctcgatcctggcttgacgatgacgcgcatggacgaggctatgccatcaaaggcgacggaatgcggtgacttgccgacgatgctccaacctaacttagtctctactgcaaatggcagtccttggacaacgtTTAGGGGCATGAGGGCTTCAGCGCAGTCATAGCCAATGAGGAGGCCTGCTTCGCAATCAGGGTACAAGGGGGGCAGTTTTGGAGAcaggtgttggagatgtgggTAAGCTTTGACAGTCTCTGAGGTGGGGATTTGCGTGGGGTCAACGGACAGGTAAGGTCGTGAGATGGCAGAAGGGAGCCTGACAAACTCACTGGAGGTAGGAGAGCGGACACGCA from Littorina saxatilis isolate snail1 linkage group LG16, US_GU_Lsax_2.0, whole genome shotgun sequence encodes the following:
- the LOC138950020 gene encoding uncharacterized protein, which codes for MSQDDVKFKKIVKVNEAGHFEMLLPFRPEKPSLPDNRSAAVKHLKGLKRQKKRGYRDDCVKVMTLILYGLIVTCFASRAIHIETLDDMSSDSFINALRIVVSMRGNISRIWCDKGTNFVGACNEFKLAWKEMDSERLTSKMLESKCEFKFNPPAASHMGGVWERQIRTIRSILNGLLRRSGQRLTTSSLRTFLYEVMAIVNSRPLSVESLESADGPRPLTPNHVLTMKSGAILPPPGVFEDPDLYARKPHAARDSHLHGRCDSTCTPTTKNLSSSAPSAAASSSSVRG